In Bacteroides coprosuis DSM 18011, the following are encoded in one genomic region:
- a CDS encoding Tetratricopeptide TPR_1 repeat-containing protein (InterPro IPR019734:IPR001440~KEGG: bth:BT_4254 hypothetical protein~PFAM: Tetratricopeptide TPR-1~SPTR: Putative uncharacterized protein;~IMG reference gene:2504106637), protein MTKHKNEKGQLNVEEALTTSEAFLVKNKKNLIGGLIAIIVIIAGVLIYKNIYAGPKEKNAQEAIFLGEEYFNQGQFEMALNGDSISFDGLIKVADQYSGTKSGNLANYYIGISFQKLGQFENAIKYLEKFNAKDKMLYPASLLALGNCYVEVDKIDKAISTLEKAASLADNNTISPMALRQAGILLEKTGKYKEALTNYTKIKDSYFNSPISVDIDKYIERAKAQIN, encoded by the coding sequence ATGACAAAGCACAAAAACGAAAAGGGTCAATTAAACGTAGAAGAAGCTCTAACTACATCAGAGGCATTTCTTGTTAAAAACAAAAAAAATCTTATTGGGGGTTTAATTGCTATCATCGTAATCATAGCTGGAGTTCTTATTTATAAGAATATTTATGCTGGACCAAAAGAAAAGAATGCACAAGAAGCTATTTTCCTAGGTGAAGAATATTTTAACCAAGGTCAATTTGAAATGGCTTTGAATGGAGATAGTATTAGTTTTGATGGTTTAATTAAAGTTGCAGACCAATACAGTGGCACAAAATCAGGCAATTTAGCAAACTACTACATTGGAATTTCTTTCCAAAAACTAGGACAATTTGAGAATGCTATTAAGTATTTGGAGAAATTTAATGCGAAAGATAAAATGCTTTATCCAGCTAGTTTATTAGCTTTGGGTAATTGCTACGTTGAAGTTGACAAAATAGACAAAGCTATTTCTACTTTAGAAAAAGCAGCAAGTCTAGCTGACAATAATACTATAAGCCCAATGGCTCTTCGCCAAGCTGGTATTCTACTTGAAAAAACAGGTAAATATAAAGAAGCTCTAACTAATTACACTAAAATTAAAGACAGCTACTTTAACTCACCTATCTCTGTAGATATAGACAAATATATAGAGAGAGCTAAAGCTCAAATCAATTAA
- a CDS encoding 6,7-dimethyl-8-ribityllumazine synthase (COGs: COG0054 Riboflavin synthase beta-chain~HAMAP: 6,7-dimethyl-8-ribityllumazine synthase~InterPro IPR002180~KEGG: bfs:BF0875 6,7-dimethyl-8-ribityllumazine synthase~PFAM: 6,7-dimethyl-8-ribityllumazine synthase~SPTR: 6,7-dimethyl-8-ribityllumazine synthase;~TIGRFAM: 6,7-dimethyl-8-ribityllumazine synthase~IMG reference gene:2504106636~PFAM: 6,7-dimethyl-8-ribityllumazine synthase~TIGRFAM: 6,7-dimethyl-8-ribityllumazine synthase), whose translation MATAFHNLSDYDPTTVPNASNMKFGIVVSEWNENITGGLLEGAIETLKKHGAKDENIITKLVPGSFELTFGASQFLKNTDVDAVIILGCVIKGETPHFDYVCAGVTQGITDLNRTSNKPVIYGLLTTNNMQQAIDRSGGKLGNKGDECAITAIKMINFFGV comes from the coding sequence ATGGCAACAGCATTTCACAACTTATCGGATTATGATCCTACTACTGTACCCAATGCGTCGAATATGAAATTTGGCATTGTTGTATCAGAATGGAATGAAAACATCACAGGGGGACTCTTAGAGGGTGCAATTGAAACTCTAAAAAAACATGGTGCTAAAGATGAAAATATAATTACCAAACTAGTACCTGGAAGTTTTGAACTTACTTTTGGAGCAAGCCAATTTTTAAAAAACACAGATGTTGACGCAGTAATTATTTTAGGTTGCGTAATAAAAGGAGAAACTCCACATTTTGATTATGTATGTGCTGGAGTAACTCAAGGCATCACTGATTTAAACAGAACAAGCAATAAGCCAGTTATTTACGGTTTACTCACTACCAATAATATGCAACAAGCTATAGACCGCTCTGGTGGCAAGTTAGGCAACAAAGGAGATGAATGTGCAATTACTGCAATAAAAATGATCAATTTTTTTGGAGTTTAA
- a CDS encoding UvrD/REP helicase (COGs: COG0210 Superfamily I DNA and RNA helicase~InterPro IPR000212~KEGG: bfs:BF2555 putative helicase~PFAM: DNA helicase, UvrD/REP type~SPTR: Putative uncharacterized protein;~IMG reference gene:2504106627~PFAM: UvrD/REP helicase), protein MKQNYLEELNKSQKDAVLYTEGPSLVIAGAGSGKTRVLTYKIAYLLEQGLAPWNILALTFTNKAAREMKERIASIVGKERAVYLWMGTFHSVFSRILRTESKVLGFTSNFTIYDTSDSRSLIRTIIKEMALDDKLYKPAAVQARISNAKNQLVSPSAYATNKSFFESDSAAKMPAIRDIYRRYWDRCLQAEAMDFDDLLFYTYLLFRDNPDILAKYQDQFKFILVDEYQDTNFAQHCVVQQLAKKHQKLCVVGDDAQSIYSFRGADIDNILQFTKIFEGAKVFKLEQNYRSTQNIVSAANSLIRKNSRQIPKDVFSENEQGNKIQLFQAYSDIEEAEIVAKEIRELNKLHSYDYSDYAILYRTNAQSRVFEEVFRKRAIPYKIYGGLSFYQRKEIKDIISYFRLIVNPSDEEALKRIINYPARGIGATTLSRVAEAASEYNTSYWNIISEPLTFNVDINKGVQRKLKDFVDMMNAFKESLETKNAYEIGVHIIRESGIMADVTQDNSPESMSRKENIEELANGMSEFCNSRLEEGNEDVFLYNFLSEVSLLTDQDNDTEEDFNKVTLMTVHSAKGLEFKNVFVVGLEEKLFPSNMSGDSPRALEEERRLFYVAITRAEENCMLSFSKSRMRYGTLEFGSPSRFIAEIDDSYVKIPSGIALGRRIDEAASSFRKENRERKSPISHPSSSAIPQNQRTLKRVGALPPSRKTNSSPSNLEVGQKVEHERFGVGFVKKLEGDGDNAKASIEFEHAGTKQLLLRFARFKVIE, encoded by the coding sequence ATGAAGCAAAACTACTTAGAAGAGCTTAATAAAAGCCAAAAAGACGCTGTATTGTACACTGAAGGTCCATCTCTTGTTATCGCAGGAGCCGGTTCTGGTAAAACTCGTGTATTGACCTATAAAATAGCTTATCTATTAGAGCAGGGTTTAGCTCCGTGGAATATATTAGCTCTTACCTTTACGAATAAAGCTGCTCGAGAGATGAAAGAGAGAATAGCTTCTATTGTGGGTAAAGAAAGAGCTGTTTATTTATGGATGGGAACTTTTCACTCTGTCTTTTCTCGAATTCTAAGGACCGAGTCTAAGGTTCTAGGTTTTACTTCTAATTTCACCATTTACGATACAAGCGATAGTAGGAGCTTAATCCGTACCATCATTAAAGAAATGGCACTAGATGATAAGTTGTATAAGCCTGCCGCTGTACAAGCACGAATATCCAATGCCAAAAATCAGCTTGTGTCGCCTTCAGCTTATGCAACCAATAAATCCTTCTTTGAAAGTGACTCCGCTGCTAAGATGCCTGCTATACGTGATATATATAGACGTTACTGGGATAGGTGTCTCCAGGCAGAAGCTATGGATTTTGATGATCTGTTGTTTTATACCTATTTACTATTTAGAGATAACCCTGATATTTTAGCTAAATATCAAGATCAGTTTAAGTTTATATTAGTGGATGAGTATCAAGACACGAACTTTGCCCAGCATTGTGTTGTGCAGCAACTAGCAAAGAAACATCAGAAACTGTGTGTTGTGGGAGATGATGCTCAAAGTATCTATTCTTTTAGAGGTGCTGATATAGATAATATCTTACAATTTACAAAGATATTTGAAGGAGCTAAAGTGTTTAAGCTAGAACAAAATTATCGTTCTACACAGAATATTGTTTCTGCAGCAAATAGCTTAATACGTAAGAATAGTCGCCAAATACCCAAAGATGTTTTTTCTGAAAATGAGCAGGGAAATAAAATTCAATTATTCCAAGCATATAGTGACATTGAGGAAGCTGAAATAGTAGCCAAAGAAATTAGAGAGTTGAATAAACTCCATAGCTATGACTACTCAGATTATGCTATTTTGTATAGAACAAATGCTCAGAGTAGAGTATTTGAAGAGGTTTTTAGGAAAAGGGCGATACCTTATAAAATTTATGGGGGCTTGTCATTCTATCAGCGTAAAGAGATAAAAGATATTATATCTTATTTCCGGTTGATAGTAAATCCTAGTGATGAAGAAGCTCTAAAACGTATCATAAATTACCCTGCCCGAGGCATTGGTGCAACTACTCTAAGCAGAGTTGCCGAAGCTGCTAGTGAATATAATACGAGTTATTGGAATATAATATCTGAACCATTAACCTTTAATGTAGATATAAATAAGGGTGTCCAACGAAAGTTGAAAGACTTTGTTGATATGATGAATGCTTTTAAGGAAAGTCTTGAGACTAAAAATGCTTATGAAATAGGTGTTCATATTATTCGTGAATCGGGAATTATGGCAGATGTAACTCAAGACAACTCCCCAGAAAGTATGTCGAGAAAAGAAAATATAGAAGAGTTAGCCAACGGTATGAGTGAATTCTGTAACTCTCGTCTAGAGGAAGGTAATGAAGATGTTTTTCTTTACAATTTTTTATCAGAAGTTTCATTGCTGACAGATCAAGATAATGATACAGAGGAAGATTTTAATAAAGTAACCTTGATGACCGTGCACTCTGCTAAAGGTTTGGAATTCAAAAATGTTTTTGTTGTGGGGCTTGAAGAGAAACTATTTCCTAGTAATATGTCTGGTGATTCTCCTCGGGCATTAGAAGAGGAGAGAAGGTTATTTTATGTAGCAATTACTAGAGCAGAAGAAAACTGTATGCTTAGTTTCTCAAAAAGCAGAATGCGTTATGGAACTCTTGAGTTTGGATCTCCCAGTAGATTTATAGCTGAAATAGATGACTCCTATGTAAAGATTCCTAGTGGCATAGCTTTAGGTAGACGGATCGATGAGGCTGCATCTAGTTTCAGAAAAGAAAATAGAGAAAGAAAATCTCCTATTTCACATCCATCCTCTAGTGCTATACCTCAGAATCAACGTACTCTTAAGAGAGTTGGTGCTCTTCCTCCTTCTCGTAAAACAAACTCTAGTCCAAGTAACTTAGAGGTTGGGCAGAAAGTTGAACATGAACGATTTGGTGTTGGATTTGTTAAGAAACTTGAAGGTGATGGTGACAATGCTAAAGCGAGTATCGAATTTGAACATGCTGGAACCAAACAATTGTTGTTGCGTTTTGCCCGTTTTAAAGTAATAGAATAA
- a CDS encoding 5-formyltetrahydrofolate cyclo-ligase (COGs: COG0212 5-formyltetrahydrofolate cyclo-ligase~InterPro IPR002698~KEGG: bfr:BF0962 putative 5-formyltetrahydrofolate cyclo-ligase~PFAM: 5-formyltetrahydrofolate cyclo-ligase~SPTR: 5-formyltetrahydrofolate cyclo-ligase;~TIGRFAM: 5-formyltetrahydrofolate cyclo-ligase~IMG reference gene:2504106640~PFAM: 5-formyltetrahydrofolate cyclo-ligase family~TIGRFAM: 5,10-methenyltetrahydrofolate synthetase) encodes MKNQKKALRSEIKFLKQGYSKEDLDGYSKEIMKLLCYEPSMAQAETVLLYYSLPDEVDTHSFVKYWSKFKKIILPVVVGDDLELRVYSGEQDLKQGSYGIWEPCGTLFTDYKEIDLVIVPGVAFDDSGNRIGRGKGYYDKLLPKIEAYKMGICFPFQYLVDRIIPTEETDIQMDKVLTLTHYPEEII; translated from the coding sequence ATGAAAAATCAAAAGAAAGCTCTACGGAGTGAGATAAAATTCTTGAAACAAGGTTATTCTAAGGAAGACCTTGATGGTTATTCTAAAGAGATAATGAAACTGCTATGCTATGAGCCTTCTATGGCTCAGGCAGAGACAGTTTTACTCTACTATTCGCTACCAGACGAAGTAGATACACACAGTTTTGTAAAATATTGGAGTAAGTTTAAGAAAATTATATTGCCAGTAGTCGTTGGCGATGATTTAGAGCTAAGAGTATATTCAGGTGAACAAGATTTAAAACAAGGTAGTTATGGTATATGGGAACCTTGTGGAACTCTATTTACCGATTATAAAGAGATTGATCTAGTTATAGTACCTGGCGTAGCTTTTGATGATTCAGGGAATAGAATAGGAAGAGGAAAGGGATATTATGACAAACTATTACCCAAGATTGAAGCCTACAAGATGGGCATCTGTTTTCCCTTCCAATATCTTGTGGATCGCATCATTCCTACAGAAGAAACAGATATTCAAATGGACAAAGTACTTACTTTAACACACTACCCAGAAGAGATTATCTAA
- a CDS encoding Superoxide dismutase (COGs: COG0605 Superoxide dismutase~InterPro IPR019831:IPR019832~KEGG: bfr:BF2527 superoxide dismutase~PFAM: Manganese/iron superoxide dismutase, C-terminal; Manganese/iron superoxide dismutase, N-terminal~PRIAM: Superoxide dismutase~SPTR: Superoxide dismutase;~IMG reference gene:2504106626~PFAM: Iron/manganese superoxide dismutases, alpha-hairpin domain; Iron/manganese superoxide dismutases, C-terminal domain), with product MKTLLMSLIIMTMNFQMPKLPYAENALEPVISKQTIEFHYGKHLQNYVNTLNTLVEGTEFAGKDLEYVVVNCPEGPMYNNAGQVLNHTLYFLQFNPKPKHNEPQGKLAEAINRDFGSFEKFKEEFNTASTSLFGSGWAWLSVDKAGKLQITKETNGGNPIRKGLKPLLGFDVWEHSYYLDYQNRRADHIKALWSIIDWDVVEGRL from the coding sequence ATGAAAACATTATTAATGTCTTTAATTATTATGACTATGAATTTTCAAATGCCGAAACTTCCCTATGCAGAAAATGCATTAGAACCAGTAATTAGTAAACAAACTATAGAATTCCACTACGGTAAACATTTACAGAATTATGTAAATACTCTGAATACTTTGGTGGAAGGCACAGAGTTCGCAGGTAAGGATTTGGAGTATGTTGTAGTAAACTGTCCTGAAGGACCTATGTACAATAATGCTGGCCAAGTTTTAAACCACACTCTATACTTCCTTCAATTTAATCCAAAACCAAAACATAATGAACCACAAGGTAAACTAGCAGAAGCTATTAATCGTGACTTTGGTAGCTTTGAAAAATTCAAAGAAGAATTTAACACTGCTTCAACATCACTATTTGGTTCAGGTTGGGCGTGGTTGTCAGTTGATAAAGCTGGTAAATTACAGATAACAAAAGAAACTAACGGTGGAAACCCTATTCGCAAAGGTCTAAAACCTCTTTTAGGATTTGACGTTTGGGAACACTCTTATTATCTAGATTACCAAAACAGAAGAGCTGATCATATAAAAGCTCTATGGAGCATTATAGATTGGGATGTTGTGGAAGGTCGTTTATAA
- a CDS encoding transposase (KEGG: bvu:BVU_2881 hypothetical protein~SPTR: Putative uncharacterized protein;~manually curated~IMG reference gene:2504106633~PFAM: Transposase) yields MKKKAIDYKDILSMFLPKGMLDYFDFTDYSDMGDYYIFSLEEKNSIPDEHSSLPLVSKGFYPTITVTDFPVRDRTVYLKVRRRRWEDKQTGKTYSRDWKLVADGTRITAEFGSFLKKSYIDNHEVSIKVVADFCHLKSKTLNDYYKEHLSGYRSWNQLSHADQYMYFKDNLGENISIDETALSNGELYTIVTGKAGHGKHGTIIAMIKGTKADDVCRYLMKLPEGKRRMVKNVTLDMAGSMRQIAKRCFPYATQIIDRFHVQKLMQDALQELRVQYRWQAIEQENSNIKRARKEKRKYIPPCFDNGDTIRQLLVRSRYLLFKSPDKWTDSQRIRAEILFKQFDDIKQFYYLTLQLGQIYSHNYDKNVARVKLALWFNKVEQWNYPQFNTVIETFKNHNDRILNFFENRLTNASAESFNAKLKSFRATFRGVDDVKFYLYRVMMLYA; encoded by the exons ATGAAAAAGAAAGCAATCGATTATAAGGATATATTGTCCATGTTCCTTCCTAAAGGCATGCTTGACTATTTTGATTTTACCGACTATTCAGACATGGGTGATTATTATATATTCTCTCTTGAAGAGAAAAATAGTATACCAGACGAGCATTCAAGTCTTCCACTAGTTTCCAAAGGTTTTTATCCAACAATAACAGTTACAGATTTTCCTGTTCGCGACCGCACTGTATACTTGAAAGTTAGACGTCGCAGATGGGAGGATAAGCAAACTGGTAAGACATACAGCAGAGACTGGAAATTGGTTGCAGACGGGACTAGGATAACAGCCGAGTTTGGTTCTTTTTTAAAA AAGAGTTACATTGACAATCATGAAGTTAGCATAAAAGTAGTAGCTGACTTCTGCCATCTGAAGTCGAAGACACTTAACGATTACTACAAGGAACATCTAAGTGGTTATCGTTCTTGGAATCAGCTCTCTCATGCTGATCAGTACATGTATTTTAAAGACAATTTAGGTGAGAACATATCTATTGACGAAACAGCCCTAAGCAACGGAGAGTTATACACCATTGTAACGGGTAAGGCTGGTCATGGTAAGCATGGTACGATTATAGCTATGATAAAGGGAACAAAGGCTGACGATGTATGTAGATATCTGATGAAGTTACCAGAAGGAAAACGTAGGATGGTCAAGAACGTGACTCTTGACATGGCCGGAAGTATGAGGCAGATAGCCAAGAGATGCTTTCCTTACGCTACACAGATCATAGACCGTTTTCATGTACAAAAGTTGATGCAGGATGCATTGCAGGAGCTGCGCGTGCAATACCGCTGGCAAGCTATTGAGCAGGAGAACTCAAACATAAAAAGAGCAAGGAAAGAAAAGAGAAAATATATACCTCCATGTTTTGATAACGGGGATACCATAAGACAGCTTCTTGTACGCAGCAGATATCTACTATTCAAAAGTCCTGATAAATGGACAGACTCCCAAAGAATAAGGGCTGAGATACTCTTTAAGCAGTTTGACGACATAAAACAATTCTATTATTTGACTTTACAACTTGGACAGATATACTCACATAACTACGATAAAAATGTTGCCAGGGTAAAGCTTGCACTGTGGTTCAATAAGGTAGAGCAGTGGAATTACCCTCAGTTCAATACGGTAATAGAAACCTTTAAAAATCACAATGATAGGATATTAAATTTCTTTGAAAACAGACTTACCAATGCTTCAGCTGAATCTTTCAATGCCAAACTTAAATCTTTCAGAGCTACATTCAGAGGAGTAGATGATGTAAAATTCTATCTGTATAGAGTGATGATGCTATACGCCTAA
- a CDS encoding carboxynorspermidine decarboxylase (COGs: COG0019 Diaminopimelate decarboxylase~InterPro IPR022643:IPR005730~KEGG: bfs:BF2554 putative carboxynorspermidine decarboxylase~PFAM: Orn/DAP/Arg decarboxylase 2, C-terminal~SPTR: Carboxynorspermidine decarboxylase;~TIGRFAM: Carboxynorspermidine decarboxylase~IMG reference gene:2504106628~PFAM: Pyridoxal-dependent decarboxylase, C-terminal sheet domain~TIGRFAM: carboxynorspermidine decarboxylase), with translation MIDYNQFPNPCYIMDESLLRKNLEKIKGVADTAGIEIILAFKSFALWRTFPIFREYIGHSTASSKYEARMALETFGSKAHTYSPAYTDEDFHEIMRCSDHITFNSLTQYERFYRKTLEHDITCGLRINPEYSEVENDLYNPCAPGSRFGVIQSQMPEKLPEGIEGFHCHTLCESNSYDFERTLVYIERNFSKWFDQIKWINFGGGHLMTQKDYNREHLIGVLKGFKARYPHLHVIMEPGSAFTWQTGVLTSKVVDIVENKGIKTAIVNVSFTCHMPDTLEMPYQPVITDAKIGNDGPYIYRIGGNSCLSGDWMGNWSFNKELKVGDVVVFEDMIHYTTVKTTMFNGIHHPHIGLWTKDNKALVMKHFTYGDYLNRMC, from the coding sequence ATGATAGATTACAACCAATTTCCCAATCCATGTTATATCATGGACGAATCTCTCTTGAGAAAAAATTTAGAAAAAATAAAAGGTGTAGCTGATACTGCAGGAATAGAAATTATCCTCGCATTCAAATCATTTGCTTTGTGGCGAACTTTCCCCATTTTTAGAGAATATATAGGACACTCTACCGCTAGCTCGAAATATGAGGCTCGTATGGCTTTAGAAACCTTCGGTAGTAAGGCTCATACTTATTCTCCTGCTTATACAGATGAAGACTTTCATGAGATAATGAGATGTAGTGATCACATTACATTCAATTCGCTAACTCAATATGAGAGATTTTATCGTAAAACGTTAGAGCATGACATTACTTGTGGACTGAGAATAAACCCAGAATACTCAGAAGTAGAAAATGATCTTTATAATCCTTGTGCTCCAGGTAGTCGCTTTGGAGTAATTCAAAGTCAAATGCCTGAAAAGTTACCTGAAGGAATTGAAGGGTTTCACTGCCATACTTTATGCGAGTCGAACTCTTATGATTTTGAAAGGACTTTAGTGTACATTGAAAGAAACTTCAGCAAATGGTTTGATCAAATTAAGTGGATCAATTTTGGTGGAGGACATTTAATGACTCAAAAAGATTATAATAGAGAACATCTTATTGGTGTGTTGAAAGGATTTAAAGCCAGATATCCTCATTTACATGTAATTATGGAACCTGGGTCTGCTTTTACTTGGCAAACAGGAGTACTTACATCTAAAGTGGTTGATATCGTAGAAAATAAAGGAATAAAAACGGCTATTGTGAATGTGAGCTTTACTTGCCATATGCCTGATACTCTTGAAATGCCTTATCAGCCAGTTATAACTGATGCTAAAATCGGTAATGATGGACCTTATATTTATCGAATTGGTGGAAATTCATGCTTAAGTGGTGATTGGATGGGAAATTGGAGTTTTAATAAAGAATTAAAAGTAGGTGATGTTGTTGTCTTTGAAGATATGATTCATTACACTACTGTAAAAACTACAATGTTTAATGGAATTCATCATCCACATATTGGATTGTGGACAAAAGATAATAAAGCTTTAGTAATGAAGCATTTTACTTATGGAGACTATTTAAACCGCATGTGTTAA
- a CDS encoding protein of unknown function DUF721 (InterPro IPR007922~KEGG: bfs:BF0878 hypothetical protein~PFAM: Protein of unknown function DUF721/UPF0232~SPTR: Putative uncharacterized protein;~IMG reference gene:2504106639~PFAM: Protein of unknown function (DUF721)), whose protein sequence is MRRNNAEKVGDILRRFLRQESLESPLNEQRLLDLWPKVLGPTMARYTRKIYIHNQILYVHLTSAALRQELMMGRELLVRKLNQEVGANVITNIIFR, encoded by the coding sequence ATGAGAAGGAATAATGCAGAGAAGGTTGGAGACATTTTAAGACGCTTTCTTAGACAAGAAAGTTTGGAGTCCCCATTAAATGAGCAGCGTTTACTTGATTTATGGCCTAAAGTTTTAGGTCCAACTATGGCTCGCTACACGCGAAAGATATATATACACAATCAAATACTATATGTACACCTCACCTCGGCTGCTTTAAGACAAGAACTAATGATGGGGAGAGAATTATTAGTGAGAAAGCTGAATCAAGAAGTAGGAGCTAATGTGATAACGAATATTATATTTAGATAA
- a CDS encoding DNA replication and repair protein recF (COGs: COG1195 Recombinational DNA repair ATPase (RecF pathway)~HAMAP: DNA-binding, RecF~InterPro IPR001238:IPR003395~KEGG: bfs:BF0877 putative DNA replication and repair protein~PFAM: RecF/RecN/SMC~SPTR: DNA replication and repair protein recF;~TIGRFAM: DNA-binding, RecF~IMG reference gene:2504106638~PFAM: RecF/RecN/SMC N terminal domain~TIGRFAM: recF protein) yields the protein MVITHISVLNYKNLEEVELEFSPKLNCFLGENGMGKTNILDTIYYLSFCKSSINPIDSQNIKHGEDFFVIQGFYDSLSGEIEEVYCGLKRRKKKQFKRNKKEYTRLSDHIGLVPLVMVSPDDARLIDGGSDERRKFMDMVISQYDKDYLSALIQYNKAMQQRNSLLKSENPIDPQLFSVLEELMAESGIVVYKKRAQFIEEFIPLFQEYYSSISQDKESVSLSYDSDLKENDLLTLLKESRARDLIMGYSLKGIHKDDLIMSLGDFSIKKEGSQGQNKTYLVALKLAQFSFLRKINNKTPLLLLDDIFDKLDALRVEQIMHLVAGEEFGQIFITDTNRSHLEKILHKVKSDYKLFMVKGGAVDLLEEHHEKE from the coding sequence ATGGTTATTACGCATATATCTGTATTGAATTATAAAAATTTAGAAGAAGTGGAATTAGAATTTTCACCTAAGCTAAATTGTTTTCTTGGGGAAAATGGGATGGGTAAGACCAATATATTGGATACCATCTACTATTTGTCGTTCTGCAAAAGTTCTATTAATCCTATCGATTCTCAAAATATAAAGCATGGCGAAGATTTTTTTGTAATTCAGGGATTCTATGATTCTCTTAGTGGAGAAATAGAAGAGGTATATTGTGGCTTAAAACGGCGTAAGAAAAAACAGTTCAAGAGAAATAAGAAAGAATACACTCGTTTATCAGATCATATAGGCTTAGTCCCTTTAGTGATGGTTTCACCTGATGATGCTCGATTAATAGATGGGGGGAGTGATGAGCGACGAAAATTTATGGATATGGTTATTTCTCAATATGATAAAGACTACTTATCTGCTTTAATTCAATACAATAAAGCGATGCAGCAGAGGAATAGTTTACTAAAGAGTGAAAACCCAATAGATCCTCAGTTATTCTCTGTTTTGGAAGAACTTATGGCAGAGTCTGGTATAGTAGTTTATAAAAAACGAGCTCAATTTATAGAAGAGTTCATTCCTCTTTTTCAAGAGTATTATTCTTCTATTTCTCAAGATAAAGAATCAGTATCCTTGTCTTATGATTCCGATTTAAAAGAAAATGACTTATTAACTTTATTAAAGGAGAGTAGAGCAAGAGATCTTATTATGGGTTACTCGCTAAAAGGGATTCATAAAGATGACTTAATAATGTCTTTAGGAGATTTTTCTATAAAGAAAGAGGGTTCACAAGGGCAAAATAAAACATATTTAGTAGCGTTAAAATTAGCACAGTTTTCTTTTCTAAGAAAAATAAATAATAAGACTCCTTTATTGTTATTGGATGATATTTTTGATAAATTAGATGCTCTACGTGTTGAGCAAATTATGCACTTAGTAGCTGGGGAAGAGTTTGGTCAAATTTTTATTACAGATACCAATAGAAGCCATTTAGAAAAAATACTTCATAAAGTGAAGAGTGATTATAAGCTGTTTATGGTTAAAGGTGGTGCTGTAGATTTATTAGAGGAACATCATGAGAAGGAATAA